Proteins co-encoded in one Phycisphaeraceae bacterium genomic window:
- a CDS encoding prepilin-type N-terminal cleavage/methylation domain-containing protein, with amino-acid sequence MKHSTRSRSVAVGGFTLIEVLIAVLVLSLGMLGLAAVFPVVIAQQRDAVDRTRGAVIGQTVEGVLKNADGLVAFDGLRRDFWFSAANALDCATGYDLSPQNMSFLWEPTWRWGPNTHMGPMMGGQSYQATGTIMVGMGRVLSLTCSATTPSAQDQYEIPATSRLFPQPYTGEQPQYVWDIIPRRSRLGGDRTALELAVFVRRIDPGIRVPAGRTLSDVLTGNRVSAQERRLAVGMDPTTRLPTGDGRGSYSMPMTLPVLVRSADPSRVVLGGGTAQWQQDLWAATIARPGQILIDNLGNVLNVVGVPERGQSGELAVIVDRAYSASETDYVAGTDPRGVKVEQILFTTQKPIRAFTIRPEW; translated from the coding sequence ATGAAGCATTCAACTCGGTCCAGATCTGTGGCGGTTGGTGGGTTCACGCTCATCGAGGTGCTCATCGCGGTGCTGGTGCTGTCGCTGGGGATGCTGGGGCTTGCAGCGGTGTTCCCGGTGGTGATTGCGCAGCAGCGCGATGCGGTCGATCGCACACGCGGGGCGGTAATCGGGCAGACGGTCGAGGGTGTGCTGAAGAATGCGGACGGGCTGGTTGCGTTCGATGGGCTTCGGCGGGATTTCTGGTTTTCAGCGGCCAATGCGCTTGATTGTGCGACCGGGTATGACCTGAGTCCGCAGAACATGAGTTTTCTGTGGGAGCCGACGTGGCGTTGGGGCCCGAACACGCACATGGGGCCGATGATGGGCGGGCAGTCGTATCAGGCGACCGGGACGATCATGGTTGGAATGGGGCGCGTGCTGTCGCTGACTTGCAGCGCCACGACGCCGAGCGCACAGGATCAGTACGAGATTCCGGCGACGAGTCGTCTGTTTCCGCAGCCTTATACGGGAGAGCAGCCTCAGTATGTGTGGGACATCATTCCGAGGCGTTCGCGTCTGGGCGGTGATCGGACGGCGCTCGAGCTGGCGGTGTTTGTGAGGCGGATCGATCCGGGGATTCGTGTGCCTGCGGGTCGGACGCTTTCGGATGTGCTGACGGGCAATCGGGTATCGGCGCAGGAGCGACGGCTTGCGGTGGGGATGGATCCGACGACGCGGTTGCCTACGGGCGATGGTCGGGGGTCGTATTCGATGCCGATGACGTTGCCGGTGCTGGTGCGCAGCGCGGACCCTTCGCGTGTGGTTCTTGGCGGAGGCACGGCGCAATGGCAGCAGGACCTGTGGGCAGCGACAATTGCGCGACCTGGGCAGATACTGATCGACAATCTGGGCAATGTGCTCAATGTTGTGGGGGTTCCGGAGCGCGGGCAGAGCGGGGAATTGGCGGTGATTGTGGATCGCGCGTATTCGGCTTCGGAGACGGACTATGTGGCGGGAACCGATCCGCGCGGCGTGAAGGTTGAGCAGATTCTGTTCACGACGCAGAAGCCGATTCGTGCGTTCACGATCAGGCCTGAATGGTAA
- a CDS encoding type II secretion system protein, with amino-acid sequence MTNRHSRLKCGCEQRGFTLVELLVSIVVVAALMALLIVGLQAGGVFARKAATQQTLSALKQSVVQFETEFGFKVPLVFDGSEMGSFSATARGAMNNSGPVYSGQFNRPFVNVYQMGSTQGRAFLRGTALNPTGGNPDYRDPRFSKFSLAFYIAGALGATIDGVEGLGMYAPAADGSWTGVGDSLGGKNRVYEPFMDTGRRAARIESAYFDDIEQQELGGTTPGSMANRSALVDGNGKAFRYYRWLHSDTVGSTLDLNIPGVLLDPVVHRDALGNNTIDVTEGNASLRSATWAIVSAGANKVFGTEPIALLRSELGLGPSVSEAEVRRRAASDNVVEVGP; translated from the coding sequence ATGACGAATCGACATTCGAGATTGAAATGCGGTTGCGAACAGCGCGGGTTCACGCTGGTGGAACTGCTGGTGTCGATTGTCGTAGTTGCGGCGCTGATGGCGCTGTTGATCGTGGGGTTGCAGGCAGGGGGTGTTTTTGCGCGCAAGGCTGCGACGCAGCAGACGCTCAGCGCTCTCAAGCAGAGCGTGGTGCAGTTCGAGACGGAGTTTGGGTTCAAGGTGCCTCTGGTGTTTGACGGCTCGGAGATGGGGAGTTTCAGCGCGACCGCGCGGGGGGCGATGAACAACAGCGGGCCGGTGTATTCGGGGCAGTTCAATCGACCTTTTGTGAATGTGTATCAGATGGGGAGCACGCAGGGGCGAGCGTTTTTGCGTGGGACTGCGCTGAATCCGACTGGTGGCAACCCGGATTATCGCGATCCGCGGTTTAGTAAGTTTTCGCTGGCGTTCTATATCGCGGGCGCATTGGGTGCGACGATTGATGGCGTTGAGGGGCTTGGGATGTACGCGCCGGCGGCCGATGGTTCGTGGACCGGTGTCGGCGATTCGCTTGGCGGGAAGAACCGCGTGTATGAGCCTTTCATGGATACGGGGCGTCGCGCCGCGAGAATCGAATCGGCGTATTTCGACGACATCGAGCAGCAGGAACTGGGGGGCACGACTCCGGGTTCGATGGCGAACCGTTCGGCGCTGGTCGATGGGAATGGCAAGGCGTTTCGGTACTATCGCTGGCTGCATTCGGATACGGTGGGATCGACTCTGGATTTGAATATCCCTGGAGTGCTGCTCGATCCGGTGGTGCATCGTGACGCGCTGGGTAACAACACGATTGATGTCACGGAAGGCAATGCTTCGCTTCGGTCGGCGACATGGGCGATTGTGAGCGCGGGCGCGAACAAGGTGTTTGGGACTGAGCCGATTGCGTTGCTGCGGAGCGAACTGGGACTGGGGCCGAGTGTTTCGGAGGCGGAAGTTCGTCGGCGTGCGGCGTCGGACAACGTGGTGGAGGTGGGGCCATGA
- the tadA gene encoding Flp pilus assembly complex ATPase component TadA produces the protein MARSRKKLGDILVGWGVTDAEKVAHGIKVAKATGRRLGEVLVEAGYCTEEQVTKALAEQFGMEYVDLSAASVAGQVNMKGIDEGLIKRYNVLPMGNAGGRLQLIIHDPLDLDLLENLRFRLNTQIEPRLASKSQIKNFIEGKRPEKQVGRDESLVTDSIDRTIDRSVDRSLDRSIDVASEDAPIVRLCNRILSEAVRLRASDIHIEPMNDRVRLRYRIDGVCIERDNLPKRMQNAMLSRVKLMAGMNIAEKRVPQDGRVKLEVEGTMIDYRVSACPAYHGESVVLRILRPDAVRIGLVNLGFEPDNLDIFNKIIRRPNGIFLVTGPTGSGKTTTLYSALDVLNRPDRKIITAEDPVEYNFDGINQCQVRESIGLTFPAILRSMLRQAPNIILVGEIRDREVGEIAIQAALTGHLVFSTLHTNDAPSAITRLIDMGIKPFLVASSIQAVMAQRLIRVLHEPSRKLATREEIDPKYLDLIGLRLDEAVGRVYKAVSTDDAPGGYKGRKGIFEMMLMNAQLRDLAFKLSPVSELRKAALAAGMRPLVADGRLKVLNGVTTPEEIARVSQVGESQD, from the coding sequence ATGGCACGATCGCGCAAGAAATTGGGAGACATTCTGGTCGGCTGGGGGGTCACGGACGCAGAAAAAGTGGCGCACGGGATCAAGGTTGCCAAGGCAACTGGCCGACGGTTGGGTGAAGTACTGGTCGAGGCTGGGTACTGCACGGAAGAACAGGTCACCAAAGCCTTGGCAGAGCAGTTTGGCATGGAATACGTGGATCTGTCGGCGGCCAGTGTGGCCGGGCAGGTCAACATGAAGGGCATCGACGAGGGACTCATCAAGCGGTACAACGTGCTGCCGATGGGGAATGCCGGCGGCCGATTGCAACTCATCATCCACGACCCGCTCGATCTCGATCTGCTGGAGAACCTGCGTTTCAGGCTCAACACGCAGATCGAGCCGAGGCTGGCGAGCAAGAGCCAGATCAAGAACTTCATCGAGGGTAAACGCCCTGAGAAACAGGTGGGGCGCGATGAGTCACTGGTCACGGATTCGATCGACCGGACGATCGACCGTTCGGTGGATAGATCGCTCGATCGTTCGATTGACGTCGCATCGGAAGATGCTCCGATCGTGCGTTTGTGCAATCGGATTCTGTCTGAAGCGGTGCGGCTGCGGGCATCGGATATTCACATCGAGCCGATGAACGACAGGGTGAGACTTCGGTATCGCATCGATGGTGTGTGCATAGAACGCGATAATCTGCCCAAACGCATGCAGAATGCGATGCTCAGTCGCGTGAAACTGATGGCAGGCATGAACATCGCTGAGAAGCGCGTGCCGCAAGACGGGCGTGTGAAACTCGAAGTTGAAGGCACGATGATCGATTATCGTGTTTCGGCGTGCCCGGCGTATCACGGCGAGAGCGTGGTGCTGCGTATTCTGAGGCCTGATGCGGTGCGCATCGGTCTGGTGAATCTTGGTTTTGAACCGGATAATCTGGATATTTTCAACAAAATCATCCGCCGACCGAACGGCATTTTTCTGGTGACCGGGCCGACAGGTTCAGGCAAGACGACGACGCTGTACAGCGCGCTCGATGTGCTCAATCGCCCTGACCGCAAGATCATCACGGCTGAAGATCCGGTGGAATATAACTTTGACGGAATTAACCAGTGTCAGGTGCGTGAAAGCATCGGATTGACATTTCCCGCGATTCTGCGGTCGATGCTGCGCCAGGCGCCCAACATCATTCTGGTGGGCGAAATTCGTGACCGCGAAGTGGGCGAGATTGCGATTCAGGCTGCGCTGACCGGGCACCTGGTGTTCAGCACGTTGCACACGAATGACGCTCCTTCGGCGATTACGCGACTGATCGACATGGGGATCAAGCCGTTCCTAGTGGCCAGTTCGATTCAGGCGGTGATGGCGCAGCGATTGATTCGCGTGCTGCACGAGCCTTCGAGAAAACTGGCGACGCGTGAAGAAATCGACCCGAAATATCTGGACCTGATCGGGCTGAGGCTGGATGAGGCGGTGGGTCGGGTGTACAAGGCCGTCTCAACCGATGACGCGCCAGGCGGGTACAAAGGTCGTAAGGGCATCTTCGAAATGATGCTGATGAACGCGCAATTGCGTGATCTGGCCTTCAAGTTGTCGCCTGTGTCGGAGTTGCGCAAGGCGGCGCTGGCAGCGGGGATGAGGCCTCTGGTTGCGGACGGGAGGCTCAAGGTACTCAATGGCGTAACAACGCCCGAAGAGATCGCACGCGTGAGCCAGGTTGGAGAGTCGCAGGATTGA
- a CDS encoding type II secretion system F family protein: protein MATFSYEAIDQSGKTQKGTVDATSSEEAVTRIKAMGYFPQSVKAAKSSKSKTPGEAGSAPAKKRRKKAGQTFAIGGVSAKKLTMFTRQLSTLQDAGLPLLRSLQILESQQRPGLLKSILQGVVEEVEGGTSLSESMAKFPKGFNTLYVKMVNAGEIGGVLDIILQRLAEFMEKSERLKRKIKGAMVYPIVVISIAVLILTAIMIFIIPKFEAIFNDFGVNLPFLTVWLINTSRWFGGQNPGQTIPGGVITAIACVIFFMVMKLSRKTPPGRAATDVVILWIPVFGGLVRKTVIARFTRTLGTLISAGVPILEAVTITKETSGNFVFEKALGKVHDSIREGETFAGPLRDSKTCDPIVVNMIDVGEETGELDVMLLKIADNYDEEVDVAVASLVSLLEPLMVVVLGGMVGTIVVAMFLPLVAMIESLQGGGM, encoded by the coding sequence ATGGCGACATTTTCGTATGAAGCAATCGACCAGTCCGGCAAGACCCAGAAGGGGACGGTCGACGCGACGAGCAGTGAAGAAGCGGTGACGCGCATCAAGGCAATGGGCTACTTCCCGCAGTCGGTCAAGGCTGCCAAGTCGAGCAAGAGCAAGACTCCGGGTGAGGCAGGCTCGGCGCCGGCCAAGAAGCGGCGCAAGAAGGCCGGGCAGACGTTTGCGATCGGTGGGGTGTCGGCCAAGAAGTTGACGATGTTCACGCGGCAGTTGTCGACGCTTCAGGACGCAGGCCTGCCGTTGCTGCGGTCGCTCCAGATTCTCGAAAGTCAGCAGCGTCCCGGGCTTCTCAAGAGCATCTTGCAGGGCGTGGTCGAAGAGGTCGAGGGCGGCACAAGCCTTTCGGAAAGCATGGCGAAGTTTCCCAAGGGTTTCAATACGCTGTATGTGAAGATGGTCAATGCGGGCGAGATCGGCGGTGTGCTGGACATCATTCTGCAGCGTCTTGCGGAGTTCATGGAAAAGAGCGAAAGGCTCAAGCGGAAGATCAAGGGCGCGATGGTGTATCCGATCGTGGTGATCTCGATCGCGGTGCTGATCCTGACTGCGATCATGATTTTCATCATTCCGAAGTTCGAGGCGATCTTCAACGACTTCGGCGTGAATCTGCCGTTCCTGACGGTGTGGCTGATCAACACGAGCCGATGGTTCGGCGGGCAGAACCCGGGCCAGACGATCCCTGGTGGCGTGATCACTGCGATTGCCTGCGTCATTTTCTTCATGGTGATGAAATTGTCGAGAAAGACACCTCCGGGGCGTGCAGCGACGGACGTTGTGATCCTGTGGATCCCGGTGTTCGGCGGGCTGGTGCGCAAGACCGTGATTGCTCGTTTCACGCGTACGCTGGGCACGCTGATCTCGGCGGGTGTGCCGATTCTTGAAGCGGTGACGATCACGAAGGAAACGTCGGGAAACTTTGTGTTCGAGAAGGCGCTGGGCAAGGTGCACGACTCGATCCGCGAGGGCGAGACGTTTGCGGGGCCTCTGCGTGACAGCAAGACGTGCGACCCGATCGTGGTGAACATGATCGACGTGGGCGAAGAGACGGGCGAGCTGGACGTGATGCTGCTCAAGATCGCGGACAACTACGACGAAGAGGTGGACGTTGCGGTGGCATCGCTGGTGTCGCTGCTTGAGCCATTGATGGTTGTGGTGCTGGGCGGCATGGTTGGAACGATCGTGGTCGCGATGTTCCTTCCGCTGGTTGCGATGATCGAATCGCTCCAGGGCGGAGGCATGTAA
- the tadA gene encoding Flp pilus assembly complex ATPase component TadA, which translates to MAKLDPSEMKGRKLGRVLTKMGAVTREQVHEALGIQKTRRIPIGQLLIELGYCNQKQVDEALAGQAGMEYVDLTGLDLPDEVRDSIPAENARAYQVIPLEFNPKGRKLKIAMKSPDNFRAVDDLRLLMSFDVQAVVADAAKIDELLGKYYAKQESMLDVVAAMATDSKFAGLADRGASMDLDQLSEAAEDNQVIKLLNLVLLQAIKDRASDIHMEPFEHEFKIRYRIDGVLYEMVPPPKHLGPAITSRIKVMSHLDIAERRLPQDGRIELTVGGNPVDLRVAVLPTIYGESVVMRILDRSNVQLKLDKIGFRDEELTKFRALIRKPNGIVVVTGPTGSGKTTTLYAALAELNEITTKILTAEDPVEYDIDGLCQVQMNEEAGLTFARALRSFLRQDPDVILVGEIRDLETAQIAVQASLTGHLVLSTLHTNDAPSSIIRLVDLGLEPFLLTATIEGIVAQRLVRTLDPKTKVEYTPSEEELMELALRPDDVKGRTFFRPGKTDQIGGGFKGRMALFEIMEMDDSMRELVMKEASTAILRQQARRRGMRSLRESGLLAIYEGLTTIDEVVRETLDEE; encoded by the coding sequence ATGGCGAAACTTGATCCATCAGAAATGAAGGGCCGGAAGCTTGGTCGGGTTCTGACCAAGATGGGTGCGGTGACGAGAGAACAGGTTCACGAAGCACTGGGGATCCAGAAGACGAGGCGGATCCCGATTGGGCAGTTGCTCATTGAACTGGGGTATTGCAATCAGAAGCAGGTGGATGAAGCACTGGCGGGTCAGGCGGGGATGGAGTATGTGGACCTGACGGGACTTGACCTCCCCGATGAGGTACGCGACTCGATCCCGGCGGAAAATGCCCGGGCGTATCAGGTGATTCCACTGGAGTTCAACCCGAAGGGGCGCAAACTCAAGATCGCGATGAAAAGTCCGGATAACTTCCGGGCGGTGGATGACCTTCGGCTGCTGATGAGTTTTGATGTGCAGGCGGTGGTGGCGGATGCGGCGAAGATCGACGAGTTGCTGGGCAAGTACTACGCGAAGCAGGAATCGATGCTCGACGTGGTGGCTGCGATGGCGACGGACTCGAAGTTTGCGGGGCTTGCGGACCGCGGGGCCTCGATGGATCTGGATCAGTTGTCCGAGGCTGCGGAGGACAACCAGGTCATCAAGTTGCTGAATCTGGTGCTGCTGCAGGCGATCAAGGACCGGGCGTCGGACATTCACATGGAGCCTTTTGAGCACGAGTTCAAGATCCGGTATCGGATCGACGGCGTGCTGTATGAGATGGTTCCGCCGCCGAAGCACCTTGGACCTGCGATCACGAGTCGTATCAAGGTGATGTCGCATCTGGACATTGCGGAGCGTCGTCTGCCGCAGGACGGTCGTATTGAGTTGACGGTGGGGGGGAACCCGGTGGATCTTCGCGTGGCGGTGCTGCCGACGATCTATGGGGAGAGCGTGGTGATGCGTATTCTGGACCGGTCGAATGTGCAGTTGAAGCTGGACAAGATCGGGTTTCGTGATGAAGAGTTGACGAAGTTCCGGGCGCTGATCAGGAAGCCGAACGGGATTGTGGTGGTGACGGGGCCGACGGGTTCGGGCAAGACGACAACGCTGTATGCGGCGCTTGCGGAGCTCAACGAGATCACGACGAAGATTCTGACGGCTGAAGACCCGGTGGAGTATGACATTGACGGTCTGTGCCAGGTGCAGATGAACGAAGAGGCGGGGCTGACGTTTGCCAGGGCGTTGCGGTCGTTTTTGCGTCAGGATCCGGACGTGATTCTGGTGGGCGAAATCCGCGACCTCGAGACGGCTCAAATTGCGGTGCAGGCGTCGTTGACGGGCCACCTTGTGCTGAGCACGCTGCACACGAACGACGCGCCGAGTTCGATCATTCGTCTGGTGGATCTTGGGCTTGAGCCTTTCCTTTTGACAGCGACGATCGAAGGTATTGTGGCGCAGCGACTGGTGCGGACGCTGGACCCGAAGACGAAGGTTGAGTACACGCCTTCGGAAGAGGAGTTGATGGAACTGGCGTTGAGGCCTGACGATGTGAAGGGGCGGACCTTTTTCAGGCCGGGCAAGACGGACCAGATTGGCGGCGGGTTCAAGGGTCGTATGGCGCTGTTCGAGATCATGGAGATGGATGACTCGATGCGCGAACTGGTGATGAAGGAAGCGAGCACGGCGATCCTTCGGCAGCAGGCGAGGCGTCGGGGGATGCGTTCGCTGCGTGAGAGCGGGTTGCTGGCGATTTATGAAGGGTTGACCACGATCGACGAGGTCGTGCGTGAGACGCTCGACGAGGAATGA
- a CDS encoding type IV pilus twitching motility protein PilT, translated as MSTMQIDRLLDTVVKTGASDLHLTVGRPPTIRLHGGLRNLQTKVLDSDDMVGLMKSITPERNQQELQEEGGTDFGFAYGTAARFRVSVFRQRGDIAIVLRQIPNKLLTFEQIGLPDICRDLIRRPRGLFLVTGPTGSGKTTSLATMIDYVNMYMDRHIVTMEDPIEYYHHHKKSIVNQREVGNDVPSFAESLRRALRQDPDVILVGEMRDLETIEAAVRAAETGHLVFGTLHTTGAAKTIDRLVDAFPVAQQNQIRVQLSTALICILSQVLLTRTDVQGMVAAYEFLVVTPAIANLIRDNKSFRIDSMIQTGKRYGMQLLDDHLWSLYSQGKISAEEMIDKCKNQTDLSNKIHAAGGTIGRPELDDPEEHGS; from the coding sequence ATGTCCACAATGCAGATTGATCGGTTGCTCGACACTGTGGTCAAGACGGGCGCGAGCGACTTGCACCTGACTGTGGGGCGCCCGCCGACGATCCGTCTTCATGGCGGGCTGCGCAATCTTCAGACCAAAGTGCTCGATTCCGACGACATGGTCGGGCTGATGAAGTCGATCACGCCCGAGCGTAATCAGCAGGAACTTCAGGAAGAAGGCGGTACCGACTTCGGGTTTGCGTATGGCACGGCTGCCCGCTTTCGCGTGTCGGTGTTCCGGCAGCGCGGCGATATCGCAATCGTGTTGCGGCAGATTCCAAACAAATTGCTGACCTTCGAGCAGATCGGTCTGCCCGACATCTGTCGCGACCTGATTCGGCGCCCCCGTGGGTTGTTCCTGGTGACAGGACCTACGGGTTCGGGCAAAACGACCTCGCTGGCGACGATGATTGACTATGTGAATATGTACATGGATCGGCACATCGTGACGATGGAAGACCCGATCGAGTACTACCACCACCACAAAAAGTCGATTGTGAACCAGCGTGAGGTGGGCAACGACGTCCCGAGCTTTGCCGAGTCCCTTCGTCGCGCTCTGCGTCAGGATCCGGACGTGATTCTCGTCGGCGAAATGCGCGACCTCGAAACAATCGAGGCGGCGGTGCGAGCAGCGGAAACTGGTCACCTTGTGTTCGGAACCCTCCACACCACGGGGGCGGCCAAGACGATCGACCGTCTCGTCGACGCCTTCCCGGTTGCGCAGCAGAACCAGATTCGGGTGCAGTTGTCAACCGCACTGATCTGTATCCTGAGTCAGGTGCTTTTGACCCGGACGGATGTGCAGGGCATGGTGGCGGCCTACGAGTTCCTGGTTGTCACCCCTGCCATCGCGAACCTGATCCGCGACAACAAGTCATTCCGCATCGATTCGATGATCCAGACCGGGAAGCGGTATGGCATGCAGTTGCTCGACGACCATCTGTGGTCGCTGTATAGCCAGGGCAAGATCTCGGCGGAAGAGATGATCGACAAGTGCAAAAATCAAACTGACTTGTCGAACAAGATCCATGCAGCGGGTGGAACGATCGGGCGTCCTGAACTTGATGATCCGGAAGAGCATGGGTCCTGA
- a CDS encoding methyltransferase domain-containing protein has product MPDDRRPDGPNSRVRRTRLGARPSSPDRAPPGPRMPRGPRPPGPRRESREPREPRTLPILHQDKWLVAINKPVGLPVIGHDEEASVLSIIRQQIRVRRRDQGPWTLHQLDQYASGITLLALTPTARENIMRSRRFERFYLVLVEGPPAADSAPENGTVSTEQKGRDTGVVRQLVTHYQRLAVRDGRALLRLRPRTDAPGQIERHLRQIGAVPVIGPKGFVGLHLAEITFSHPDSSERMRLSCPAPAWMYDAVGLPAPQSDTPETTEGWDEVADWYAGMLGSSRSDLHTDLVHPGVDRLLSLTPGQRLLDVACGEGTLAARFDSREVAVVGVDASPRLIELAQQRHLKHARFELGDARTIDRLSLEPFDAASCVLALMNINPLEPVMRGIAGALKPGGRFVAVVLHPAFRTPRRSSWVWIGATPETQQQHRRVDAYLSIEPIEIVMNPGAVAAGEPPVTTVTYARPLQSYIRAITSAGLLIDSIEEWSSPRQSEPGPRAQEENRARREFPMFLAIRAIKPAQGLGIAITDPAS; this is encoded by the coding sequence ATGCCCGATGATCGCAGGCCCGACGGGCCAAACTCAAGAGTCCGCCGCACACGTCTGGGAGCACGCCCCAGTTCGCCCGATCGCGCTCCGCCCGGGCCGCGTATGCCCCGAGGCCCGCGCCCGCCAGGTCCGAGGCGCGAATCACGAGAGCCACGCGAGCCTCGAACGCTTCCCATTCTTCATCAGGACAAGTGGCTCGTCGCCATCAACAAGCCCGTCGGTCTGCCCGTGATCGGCCACGACGAAGAAGCAAGCGTTCTTTCGATCATCCGCCAGCAGATCCGTGTCCGCCGCCGCGATCAGGGGCCATGGACTTTGCATCAACTCGACCAATACGCCAGCGGCATCACGCTCCTGGCGCTCACTCCAACAGCACGCGAAAACATCATGCGCTCGCGCCGCTTCGAGCGGTTTTATCTCGTCCTGGTCGAAGGGCCGCCCGCTGCTGATTCAGCACCCGAAAACGGCACCGTCAGCACCGAGCAGAAGGGACGCGACACCGGCGTCGTCCGCCAACTCGTCACGCACTATCAGCGCCTCGCGGTGCGCGATGGACGCGCACTCCTCCGCCTGCGACCACGCACCGACGCGCCAGGGCAGATCGAGCGACACCTGCGACAGATCGGGGCTGTACCTGTCATCGGCCCAAAGGGGTTCGTAGGCCTGCATCTGGCCGAAATCACATTCTCCCATCCTGATTCATCTGAGCGCATGCGCCTTTCATGCCCCGCGCCCGCGTGGATGTACGACGCTGTCGGGCTCCCCGCGCCACAATCCGACACACCCGAAACTACCGAAGGCTGGGACGAAGTCGCGGACTGGTACGCCGGCATGCTCGGCTCTTCACGAAGCGACCTTCACACCGACCTCGTCCATCCCGGCGTCGATCGTTTGCTCTCGCTCACACCGGGCCAGCGCCTGCTCGATGTGGCTTGCGGCGAAGGAACGCTTGCAGCACGCTTTGATTCCCGAGAGGTTGCTGTCGTCGGTGTTGACGCCAGCCCAAGACTCATCGAACTCGCACAACAGCGCCATCTGAAACACGCGCGTTTTGAGCTCGGCGACGCCCGCACCATCGACCGCCTCTCGCTCGAACCCTTTGATGCTGCGTCATGCGTGCTGGCGCTCATGAATATCAATCCGCTCGAACCGGTTATGCGCGGCATCGCTGGCGCGCTCAAGCCCGGCGGGCGCTTCGTCGCTGTTGTGCTCCACCCCGCCTTTCGCACGCCCCGGCGCAGCAGCTGGGTCTGGATCGGTGCTACGCCTGAGACGCAGCAGCAACACCGCCGTGTCGATGCGTACCTCTCGATCGAGCCCATTGAGATTGTGATGAACCCCGGCGCGGTAGCCGCTGGCGAACCTCCGGTCACAACCGTCACCTACGCCCGCCCGCTTCAGTCCTACATACGCGCCATCACTTCGGCCGGCCTTCTCATCGACTCGATTGAGGAATGGTCCAGCCCGCGTCAGAGCGAACCCGGACCGCGCGCTCAAGAAGAAAACCGCGCACGCCGCGAGTTCCCGATGTTTCTTGCCATTCGTGCCATCAAACCCGCTCAGGGGCTTGGCATCGCGATCACCGATCCTGCGTCCTGA
- a CDS encoding phosphopantothenoylcysteine decarboxylase — MAANPSYRHTPRLLITSGPTYEPIDAVRFIGNRSSGRLGAALADAADSRDWPVTALIGCQSQKPARSGVRVCPFRTTADLGELLLQEVPSTDILIMAAAVADFRPRLAPGQLESKIRRSSAGLSLELEPTPDLLASCAPLRRPNHLFVGFALEPKADLIASAQSKLQRKKIDLVVANPLETMDALTIEAFLVGRPDSPFAQPIATPGPMTKPDFAEWLLDHLQTMHASIVAESTHAR, encoded by the coding sequence ATGGCCGCAAACCCCTCGTACAGACATACGCCCCGCCTCCTCATCACCTCAGGCCCGACCTACGAGCCGATCGATGCCGTGCGCTTTATCGGGAACCGTTCTTCTGGCCGCCTTGGCGCGGCACTCGCCGACGCCGCCGACTCCCGCGACTGGCCCGTCACCGCACTGATCGGGTGTCAATCCCAAAAGCCCGCCCGATCCGGGGTCCGGGTTTGCCCATTCCGCACCACTGCCGACCTTGGTGAACTGCTGCTTCAGGAAGTCCCCAGCACCGACATCCTCATCATGGCGGCCGCAGTAGCAGACTTTCGCCCCAGACTCGCGCCAGGACAACTCGAATCCAAGATCCGCCGCAGTTCCGCAGGTCTCTCGCTTGAACTTGAACCCACGCCCGACCTGCTGGCCTCATGCGCTCCGCTGCGCCGCCCGAACCATCTCTTCGTGGGCTTTGCGCTCGAACCCAAGGCCGACCTCATCGCCTCGGCCCAAAGCAAACTCCAACGTAAAAAAATCGACCTCGTCGTCGCCAACCCTCTTGAAACCATGGACGCGCTGACGATTGAAGCGTTCCTCGTCGGACGCCCAGACTCCCCATTCGCTCAGCCCATCGCGACGCCGGGCCCCATGACCAAACCCGACTTTGCCGAGTGGCTGCTCGATCACCTCCAGACCATGCACGCCTCGATCGTTGCGGAGAGCACTCATGCCCGATGA